One genomic window of Camelina sativa cultivar DH55 chromosome 5, Cs, whole genome shotgun sequence includes the following:
- the LOC104785758 gene encoding glycine-rich RNA-binding protein 4, mitochondrial-like: MAFSSSFRRLIAGSNNSLLSSPSSCVRYCSTLTSPKLFVSGLSRLTTNEKLQDAFASFGELVDARVITDRETGRSKGFGFVTYATIEDAEKAKKEMNAKFLDGWVIFVDPAKPREPRRPLQQEPPQSYSGSGFTTNKTFGWCK; encoded by the exons ATGGCGTTCTCTTCCAGCTTTCGCCGTCTCATTGCCGGATCCAACAACAGCCTCTTGTCTTCGCCATCCTCATGCGTTCGCTACTGCTCAACTCTTACGTCCCCCAAGCTCTTCGTTAGTG GTCTATCTAGACTCACAACAAATGAAAAGCTTCAGGATGCATTTGCTTCTTTTGGGGAGCTTGTGGATG CGAGAGTGATCACAGATAGAGAAACAGGGAGATCAAAGGGTTTCGGATTTGTGACATATGCAACAATAGAAGATGCAGAGAAGGCCAAGAAAGAAATGAATGCAAAGTTCTTGGACGGTTGGGTGATCTTTGTGGATCCTGCAAAACCTAGAGAACCAAGACGGCCTTTGCAGCAGGAGCCTCCTCAGTCTTATTCTGGATCTGGTTTCACTACCAACAAAACCTTCGGCTGGtgtaaatga
- the LOC104785759 gene encoding arginine biosynthesis bifunctional protein ArgJ, chloroplastic-like: protein MHCSHTHFASFKLPHFFAPKSFMASSRRDFRVFAVATSVEEASSNIQAAPISLPEGSWKQIAGGVTAAKGFKAAGMYAGLRAAGKKPDLALVTCDVDAVAAGVFTLNVVAAAPVVYCKKVLETSKTARAVLINAGQANAATGDAGYQDMLDCVGSLATLLKVNPEEVLIESTGVIGQRIKKKELIQSLPTLVNSISDSVEDADSAAVAITTTDLVSKSVAVESQVGGTTIRVGGMAKGSGMIHPNMATMLGVITTDALVESDTWRKMVKVAVNRSFNQITVDGDTSTNDTVIALASGLSGSPSISSLNSNEAAQLQACLDAVMQGLAKSIAWDGEGATCLIEVTVKGTETEAEAGKIARSVASSSLVKAAVYGRDPNWGRIAAAAGYAGVSFQMDKLKISLGEFSLMESGQPLPFDRDGASNYLKKKGEVPEQLRSTYP, encoded by the exons aTGCATTGTTCTCATACTCACTTCGCATCCTTCAAGCTTCCTCATTTCTTTGCGCCTAAG AGTTTTATGGCGTCTTCACGGAGAGATTTTAGAGTGTTCGCAGTAGCAACCAGCGTGGAGGAGGCGTCTAGTAACATACAAGCAGCTCCAATCTCTTTACCTGAAGGCTCATGGAAACAG ATAGCTGGTGGAGTTACAGCTGCTAAAGGGTTTAAAGCTGCTGGTATGTATGCTGGTTTACGAGCTGCTGGGAAGAAACCTGATCTCGCTCTTGTAACTTGTGATGTAGATGCTGTAGCTGCAG GGGTGTTTACTTTGAATGTGGTTGCTGCTGCTCCTGTAGTTTACTGCAAAAAGGTTCTTGAGACTTCCAAAACG GCGCGTGCAGTGTTGATCAATGCCGGTCAGGCCAATGCAGCTACG GGTGATGCTGGTTACCAAGATATGCTAGATTGTGTTGGTTCTCTTGCGACG CTACTTAAAGTGAATCCAGAGGAAGTGTTAATCGAGTCAACTGGGGTAATTGGTCAGAGGATTAAAAAG aaAGAGCTTATCCAATCACTTCCAACCCTAGTCAACTCCATATCAGACTCTGTTGAAGA TGCAGATTCTGCTGCTGTAGCAATCACAACAACGGATCTTGTAAGCAAGAGCGTGGCAGTTGAATCACAG GTCGGTGGAACCACAATTAGAGTTGGGGGTATGGCAAAAGGCTCCGGGATGATCCATCCAAATATGGCAACTATGTTAGGT GTCATCACAACGGACGCGCTAGTTGAAAGTGATACCTGGAGAAAGATGGTAAAGGTTGCAGTAAATCGAAGCTTCAACCAGATCACT GTAGATGGCGACACGAGTACTAACGACACAGTCATTGCCTTAGCGAGTGGACTATCTGGATCACCTTCTATATCTTCTTTGAATTCTAACGAAGCTGCACAGCTTCAGGCATGCCTTGATGcg GTGATGCAAGGGCTCGCTAAATCAATAGCTTGGGATGGTGAAGGCGCAACATGTCTCATCGAG GTTACTGTAAAAGGAACAGAAACTGAAGCAGAGGCAGGGAAAATTGCACGCTCGGTGGCTTCCTCTTCACTGGTTAAA GCAGCTGTTTATGGAAGAGATCCAAACTGGGGACGGATAGCTGCAGCTGCTGGCTATGCCGGGGTTTCGTTCCAGATGGATAAGCTGAAGATATCTCTGGGCGAGTTCTCACTCATGGAGAGTGGCCAACCTCTTCCGTTTGACAG GGATGGAGCCAGTAACTACCTCAAGAAAAAGGGTGAGGTTCCGGAACAGTTACGATCGACATATCCGTAG